The window GTTTAAAAAAGATGCTTGAATTGTTGCTAATCAAGAAGATTTAGTTGATACAAGCAGCTGAAACTTGGAGCAAATTCCACTTTTTTATGAATACGATAATTATGAAAGAATTCAATTTATTTACAAAAAATTAAGATACTTATCATTAATTGAAATGAATAAAGAAAGCACAATCGAAGATAATAAACTAACAGAAGAAGAAAGACGTATTCTTTATACTAAAATTAACGCAAAGAAACAAAAATATTTATCTTTACTTAAAAGCATTTTAGGAAGCATTGTATCTAAAAAATGAGATTTAGAAAAAACCGTTAAAGCAATCGCTAAATATTTAATAATTAAAACTGATTATAAAATAAACGGAATATATGGTATGACTTTTCTAAGTTTAGAAGACGAAATAGCACATTTCATTTGCCAAGCTTATAGTGAATTTACTTATATGGGACTTAATTTACTTGGTTATAAAAATGTTGGTTTTGAAACTCGTTATTACGATAAAAAAACAAAAGAATTAGTTCCACACGTTAATAACACTTATTTAATTGACGGAAAAACTTTTGTTATAGATGTTACTTTTGCTGATAAATATTACACTAACGAACTAAATGAACCCGTTTCATTAAGCACAATAGTATCAATTAATAACAAAATTAATGAAGAAATCAATAAAGCTGTTTTAGTTCTTGTTAATGATTATCTAAATACATATTCAATGTATATTGGTAAATCATATGAAGATAACACCGAAATTTACATTTCATAACATATTTAAGATTTAACATTTGTTTGAAGAAACATTAAAAACTTAAACTTACCACAGCATAAGCATTTTGTTCAAAATATACCTTATTTTTGATAAGGTCTTTTGAACATATTAACTCTTATATATTAAGCTTAAAAACTAACACAAGCAAAGGAGTAAATATGGAAAAGAAAAAAGCAAGAGCATCACCCTTGCTTTAATGGTATGTTTGAAAATTAAAACTTAAACTTACCACAGCATAAGCATTTTGTTCAAAATATACCTTATTTATTATATAAGGTTTTTGAACACATTCCAAACAAAAACAACATTTATATCGTTCTTAATTTAGTAGAAAATGAAAAGAAAACCCTTAACTTATTTATAGCAAGTAAATAAGTTTTATTCTTTTGGTTTTCTATAATAATTCTTAACAAATTTTAATAACAATTAATAAAAGAAATTTTAGGGGGTAATCATTATTAAAAGAAAGAATAATAAGGTAATAATTACTTTTTCAACAAGTCCTAAAATTAGAGACGAAATATCTAAATATATCTTTGATAAAGCAGATATTTACTCTCGTTCCGAAATCATTAATCAAGCAATTATTAAGTTCATTTCGAAAAAATAATGAAATGAAAATACTTAAAGTCAATTGCTTTTTTACCAGTTATTTTGCTTTCAAGCTCTTGTTCAACTAATTATCTTGTGAAAGATAATAATAAAGCCGTTAAAAAGACACAAAAAATCAACTTTTATACAAATAACATAGACGATACGATAGCAACCTTTCATAATATTCAGTATCTTGATAACACTAACTTTATAAATGCTTTTGAAAAAGAAGAAACTAATAATGATTACTACTTTTATAATCAAAAGACATTAGACGATTTTAATCAGCAAAAACTTATCAGTCCTTTCAAACTTACAAAGAGCATTCGTGATTATTTTGATTTTGATAAGACGAACATTGACTTTGAGCTTTGGAAAGATAAGTTATGAGAATTTAAAGTTAAAACAACTGAATTTTTAAGTGTATGAAGAAACGAAGAGATTGATAGAAATTTACCGTTTGATAAAATAGGAAGATTATTTGGTCAAATGTTCTTCTGTATTGGTCCAGCAAAGTTAAAGTCTTTCAATTTTACTCTCCTTGAACAAATCACTCATAATTACATTCAAAATTTAAACTCCTTTTATAAAACTAATTTTGTCTCATTAAATGATTTTCCTAAAAATACTCCTTATTTTCAAAGTGTCCTTTTTTATCTCTCCTTATTAAACGACCAACTTTTATATTTAGAAGCAGATAACCATACTTTCTTATTTTTATCAAATGAAACAGAAATTGATAGTTTTGAGTATATTAGCTACAATCAAATCGTTTTATACCTTAAAAGAATTTATTTTGAAATTGTCTATACATTTGATTATTTACACATCATAAACAAGCTTTTAACTAACTTTTATAGTCCAAACCTTGATACAGAACAAGATGTTATAAGAGCAAAAGAAATGCCGAGAGATTTAGGTATCTTTTTCTTGTTCATAAACAACAAAAGGAACTTGCTAATTTCTATGAAAATTGAAGAGAAAAACTTTATAAAGTGATTGATCCAAATTACTTTTTTGGTTATGTTTTCAATTTAGATAGCAAGGAAAAACTAATTAGCATTGATATTGATAAAAATGCTATCGGTATTGAAGATACTTACAATTCACTTGATTTTATCAATTGAATATACAAGCTTGAAAACAGCAATTTAACAAAAATCTTTGAAATGATTTTAGAACAAACAGATTATCAAAAAACGACTTTTTGAGAAAAGATTATTACTAATCACAATCGAAAATACGAGTTATTAAAACTATATTTAGAAATGAATTTTGAAGAAAATACTAACAATAATTCATTTTGAAAATTTAAACAAAAATTTATTGAAAGTCTTCAATTAGACTATCACTGACGACTTGAAGACGGAAAGGAATTATAAAAATGAATAATTCAGCCGCAGGGAGCAACACACTAACAAAAGCAGCGGAAATAATAAGTGGTCAAAGCAGCGACCTTAAAGGTGCGCTTAATATCTTATTTACATCTGTTGGTTTAATTGTGCTTGTTGGACTTGGTATATTCTTTATCATTATGTATTTTGTAAAGCAAGTAGGTTTAAAAGGCGATAATGCCGACCAACACAAAGTTGAAGCAGCGAAAAAGAACTTAAAAAATGGTTTATTATGTTTATTTTTAGCAATTTGTTGGGTTTCACTATTACAAATAATATTTAATTTAGCATAAGGGACAAAATGATTTTTGACGGTATATTCTATTTTATTTTTCAAGCATTTTGAACTCCGGTTCGCTTATGTCTTTTGTTTTTCCATTGAATACAAGAAATATTTATTGGTGTTTCTAATGAACTACCTTTTTATGTATTATTTGGTGTTAAAAGCGAAAATTTATTAAGTGGTGGAGTTTCTGTTCCACCGCTTTTTCTTCGCTTTATCTTCACAAGCTTTATCTTGCTTTTTATCTTTTTAATATTTCAAGCAATTAAGGGTTATAAAAAAGAAAACCCTGAACCTTTTGTTAATATGTGAAAGAATGCTTTCAAACATTACTTATTCTTTCTTTTCTTTATTTGAATATTAGCATTATTTATGTTTGGTCTAAAATGACTTATTTTAGTAATGTATGACGGTGATACGCTCGCAATTGACCAAGAGATATTTAAAGCAATCAAACCAGAAGAAATAGACGATAGCTACTGAGAAAATGTAATTGAAAATGGTTACTCGATCGATTTTGATACATATACATTAATTAAAAGCGGAACATCACTTATTCTCGTTTCTTATATTGGTGTTATTGTTCCAACTATTCTTTTTGCTTTTACTTTGCTTTCAGTTATCATAAAATGTTTTGAAATTCTTTATATGTTCATATTAAGTCCTTGAATTCACGCTTATTCTATTATTGATAATGGTAAAGTAATGAAAAAATGGTGAGCAATGTTCTTCTCGAAATTTATGACCATTATCTTATACCCTGTTGTAATACAAATTTATGTCTTTTTCATTAATAGGACTTTGTCTTATTGAGATACAAATGACGGCGGAACAATTTCACATACATTTATGAAAATCATAATTTTAATTGCTGCTACTTTATCAATCAATGGTGCTGGAATTATAACAACTGCTTTCTTTGGTGATAATCTTTCAGCACGCGAAGGAATTCAACAAATTTCTCAAATTAGACAATTAGGAGCAGCAACAATGGGAGCTGGAGCTCTTGCTTACGGAATAGCTAAAAAAACTGGTGTTGGTGTATTGAAAGCTAAAAGCGGAGTTGGAATGGCCGCGCGTGGTGGAGCAAATTTAGTGCGAAACTTTGGTTCTGTCTCGCAAGGAGTTAAAGGAGCATTTAGTAAATTTAGTGAAGCAAGTAAAAATATTCAATCATTAGATATGAATAAAAATATGGAATGGCCGCAAGATTACATAAAGAAAGTGGAAGAAGATTATTTAAAGATTTAAAACAAACTTTCTCAACTCCATTTAAAGACGCTAACCAAAAATTCGCAAAAAGACAAGAAACATCAAGCAAACTACTCGACAAACTTAACCAAATGAAAGACAACTTAAAAAATTAAGGAGCATAAATGAAACATACAAATAAAGATTTAACAAAGATATCTACCGAAGTTAAGTTCGGTTTATCATTTAAAGAATTTTTCTGTTTTCTATTAGTTAGTTGCTTTATTTTCTTTTTTTGAAGCTTAACCTTAAAAAGTTTTTCACCTAAAATTAAGTTTGCTTTCATTTTTGGTTCAATAATTATTTCAACTTTCTTTTTCATACCATTTAATGGTATAAGAAGCTATAAATGATTGTATAAAGCGCTTGTCTTTCTCTTTTCGAAAAGAAAATACAAAAAGCAAGAGCTTAATCAATTAATTCCCTACAAGAATATCATTAATGATAATGTTTTAATTTATACGAAAGCAATCTTAATAAATATATAAAGATTGTTAAGTTTCAAGGTTTTGATATTTGAACACAAAATGAAATTGATATTACCAAAAAGCTTGAAGAACTTAATTTGCTTTCGAGAATATCAATACTGATTTTGAAATCATTAAAACAAATGAGAAAAACGATTTAAGTATTAACTTACAACATTTAGAAGAAACAATTGACGCAAAAAATGATTGAAACAAAACACAAATTGATTATTTTGAAAATTTAGTAAAAGATATTAATTATGAAAACGAAAATATTCAAAAAGAAAATTACTATGTTGTTTTAAAAGCAATGGACTTACAAAATTTAGAAACTGAAACAACAAACCTTACCAGAAACTTATATAACATCGGTATCAATAATAATGTTCTAAATAAGTTAGAAATTATTGATTTGCTTGGCGTTTTAAATAACTATGAAATCAACTTTGAGATTTTAGAAAAATTTCTTAAACAAGAAAGTGAAAACCTTGCTATTAACCAAAAGGTTAAACAAAAAACACAAACACAATTTACCTTTTGAGAAAGCATTAAGTGTCTTTGAATTAATCTTTCCAAAGAAAAAGACTTAAAGCTTTAAACTTAAACGCAATAACAAAATACGAAGATTTAATCTTATACCAAGAAGCTAACATTAAGCTTTCATTTTGAAAAATTCTTAAAAACAAATTTAATAAAACAAAACTAAAAGAATTACAAATTGAAATTGATGTGATAAGAAAAGCAGCAAAAAACAAAGCTTTATCACAAACAAAAGAAACTAAAAAGGTAATTACACTTAATGAAATTTATTATCAAGAAGAGTTTGAAATCAAAAAAAATATATCAAATATAAAGACGGTGATTATCAAACATTCTTATCTTTAAAAAGCTTACCATTTAATTTGAATTATGGGTATTTAAATGCTTTTCTAACAAATTACGGAAACACCTTTTTTAAATTCGAAAAAATGAATGATAAAAAGACTGACGATGTAATTAATTATGCTCTCAAAAAGACAATGGAAATTGAAATTAATAAAAAAGCAACCATTAATCGTATGAATGATACATACGTTAATACACTCCAAGAAATTTTAGATAATGTTGTTGAAAAAGGTAAAAACTTATATACATTCAATTGTTATGTTGAAATCAAAGCAAAAAGCTTACAAGAGCTAAAAAGCAAAGTAAGAGAAATCAAAGTTTTGCTCGCAACAACAAAATCAAATTAGATGTTCCTACCTTTAACATCAACGAAGCATTTTTATCAAACAAATTATGTAAAAACTTTTTCAAAGACAACAATAAAACTGTTTTTGTTGAAAATATCATTCAAGGGTGAGCATTTTTACAAAACTCATTTAATGATTACAACAATTTATTTGTGGGTAAAGGTATTAATGGTGAATATATTTTCTTTGATAGATTTAAGAAAACACAAGACAGAACAAATGCTAATATGTTTATCACTGGAACAAGTGGAGCGGGTAAAAGTACTTTTGCTGAAAAAATGATATTAAATGATATCGCTAATAATAGAGATGTAATTGTATTAGATTTACAACAAGAGTATAAGCAAAATGGACTAATGCTTGGAGCAACAATTTTAGATTTTACAAGCAAAAAACAACCCACTTTCAATTAACGTTTTACAAGTAAGAGATGTTTTTGAAGCTGAAAAATCACACAACTATTCAAATAATCTTACAAAGATTAATCGACATATTGACTATTTAGAGAAATTTTTCCGTTTAGTTTTTAAAGAAGAGATTTCTCAAAGTTTAATAAGCTACCTTAAAAAAGCACTTGGTCAGTTATATAAAGAAAATGGTTATTTTGACGATAATGTTGATTTAAGCAAAATTCCTAACGATAAATGAATAACAATTAGTGATTTAATTAAGAAACTTGAAAATTATACTTTTGAGACAAAGTGAGAAAAAGCAAATTTTGAAGAACAAATCAAATTACTCTCACATCAATTAAAACTTTATTTTGAAACTCAAAATGTATTATCAACATTATTTAATAACCACACAAACTTTGATATTAATAGTCAATATACAATCTTTGACTTACACAACATAATCAACACAAGCGAAAGTGGTGAAAGTTATAACGACCAAATTATTCTTTTTGTTTTACTTAACTTTTTACAAGACAAAATTGCTAAAAACAGAGAAAACAAAAAGCAAATGAGCTTATTTATTGGTGAAGCACACTTTTTCGTAAAAAGCAAAAATCAAATTCTTTTTGATTTCTTATTCTTCACAATTAAGACAGCAAGAAAGTATGGACTTTCTGTTGTAATGGACACACAAAATTTAAGTGATTTTTACCGTGAGAAAGACAATGCGAATGCTTTACTTTCTAACTGTGATTACTCGCTCTTTTTAAGACAAAAAAGTAGTGAGATTGAAGATATTAACGAAAAGCTATTTAGCACAAATAAAGTTTTAACTCAAACAGAACAAGACTTTTTAGAAAGAGCAAGTGTTGGTCAAGGTATTTTAAATATTGGAGCTAATTTAAGATATATTGTAAAGCTTCATTACAATGACTATGAACAAGAATTATTATTCAAAAGTAAAGGAGATTATATTTAATATGAGCAAAAAAGACGAAAGTATTAAAAGTCTTTCGGTTAAGTTATCGAACTTAACTGAAACAGAACAAGTTTTATTAACAAAGTGAATTGAAAATTTAAAAGCTCAAAAAAAGAGCGTGAATGGTGAATTACAGAAGATTTTATTTCAATATTTAACCGAGAACAATTCACAAGAACTTTTTAAAGAGTTTCAAACAAGTATTTTCTATGCTTTTAGAAAGAGCATTTTCGCAAGTTTAAGTCCTTATCATTCAAATATAAAGTATTGAATAAATCTTCAAAACATTGAACTTGAAGCTATCAATAAGAAGCTTGATATTATACTCAATTTACTTGCTTTAAGTGGTAATTTAAACTTAAATAGTCCAAAAGAAGAATACACCAGAGAGCTTGATTATTTCATTCGATTAAGAAATGAGAAAATAACAAAGCTTATGACTGATAAACAAGAAGAAGACGATAGTAATAAGCAAGTATTAAAAACGTTTGAAAACTTTCAAAAAGTCGCATTTGATACAGACAAAGATATAGCAGAACGTATTAAAAAAGCAAAGGAGAAATAATTAAATGAAACTTAAAGATACCATTTTTATTTCTCTTGCTCCATTAATAACAATACCAACTAGCGTAGCAATATCTTCTGCTATCAATAATTCAAATGAAACAAACACTCGCATTTTGACCTTTCATAACTTACCAAATGAATTTTATGATTTAATTAAAAACACTCAAATCAAGCGAAATATTGCGCTTGATAGAGACGAATTGCTTTTAGCTAAATACGAAACCAAAGCTATTCCACTTGATACAAAAAGCATTAGTATTTACTATGATGCTGGTTTCGAAAACACTGTAAGGTTTTTAGATAATATTGCTGATAGAGACGGTCGTAGAATTGAAATTACATATGACGAAAATATAGATTTTAATAGCGAAGAAGCTAATAAAATTAAAAACCGAATATGTTCTATAAGAAATTAGACATTAAAAGAACTGCCTTTTCATATGCTTTAATTGAGAAAAAAACTAATGCTGAAAAGTATATGAATACGGTGCTTCAAGACTATAAATATATAGTGAGACAACTTGCTTTTGAGAATGTTAAAATAAATGAAAAACAAGCAGAAGCGTTATTATCAAGTGAAGCAATCATTTCGCCGAAAATTAATCACGATAGCTATTATGGTTGAGAAAATGGAGTAGCAAAACATATTAACCATTTAGGACTGTATGATAGTGTTATTCCACTTCATTTTGAAAATAGAAAATATAGTAAAAGTTCGTTGAATAGCAGTGGAATTCAAAACATTTTATTAGAAAAAGCAAAGTCTAAAATTGCTGATAATGAAGATATTTTGATAAATGAAACCAAAATAGAAAAAGATTATCAAGTAGTCGTAAAAGCTTTCATTTTAAGTGATAATGAAAACAAAAACCAAAGAGATTGATTACCATATGCTCCTAATATGATAATTAATAATAACAGACAATTAAGAGATAATTTTATCTTATGAGAAGACAACTTAAAATTGAATGTTGAAATTTATGCTCCACAAACAAATTACGTTGTTATCAATAATGATAATGCTAAAATTTCTCAAATTGTTTCTAACTATGAGAAAGCTTTCTTAAAAGCACAAAATGAACTG is drawn from Mycoplasmopsis glycophila and contains these coding sequences:
- a CDS encoding Mbov_0396 family ICE element transmembrane protein is translated as MIFDGIFYFIFQAFWTPVRLCLLFFHWIQEIFIGVSNELPFYVLFGVKSENLLSGGVSVPPLFLRFIFTSFILLFIFLIFQAIKGYKKENPEPFVNMWKNAFKHYLFFLFFIWILALFMFGLKWLILVMYDGDTLAIDQEIFKAIKPEEIDDSYWENVIENGYSIDFDTYTLIKSGTSLILVSYIGVIVPTILFAFTLLSVIIKCFEILYMFILSPWIHAYSIIDNGKVMKKWWAMFFSKFMTIILYPVVIQIYVFFINRTLSYWDTNDGGTISHTFMKIIILIAATLSINGAGIITTAFFGDNLSAREGIQQISQIRQLGAATMGAGALAYGIAKKTGVGVLKAKSGVGMAARGGANLVRNFGSVSQGVKGAFSKFSEASKNIQSLDMNKNMEWPQDYIKKVEEDYLKI
- a CDS encoding TraG/VirB4 family ATPase → MLCWNQSKKLTRAKKQSKRNQSFARNNKIKLDVPTFNINEAFLSNKLCKNFFKDNNKTVFVENIIQGWAFLQNSFNDYNNLFVGKGINGEYIFFDRFKKTQDRTNANMFITGTSGAGKSTFAEKMILNDIANNRDVIVLDLQQEYKQNGLMLGATILDFTSKKQPTFN
- a CDS encoding TraM recognition domain-containing protein is translated as MSLFIGEAHFFVKSKNQILFDFLFFTIKTARKYGLSVVMDTQNLSDFYREKDNANALLSNCDYSLFLRQKSSEIEDINEKLFSTNKVLTQTEQDFLERASVGQGILNIGANLRYIVKLHYNDYEQELLFKSKGDYI
- a CDS encoding Mbov_0398 family ICE element protein, which gives rise to MSKKDESIKSLSVKLSNLTETEQVLLTKWIENLKAQKKSVNGELQKILFQYLTENNSQELFKEFQTSIFYAFRKSIFASLSPYHSNIKYWINLQNIELEAINKKLDIILNLLALSGNLNLNSPKEEYTRELDYFIRLRNEKITKLMTDKQEEDDSNKQVLKTFENFQKVAFDTDKDIAERIKKAKEK